TTTGGCTTTTGGGGCCCACCGACGCGTATTGGTAGTCAATCGGAGCTCTGGGTCATTGATATTCAGTTCAACAAATAAATTGTGAACAGAATCAGGCTTTTAATGCTTATTTTGTTTTATGAGTATAATTTATAAAAAACGTCAAATTTGTGAAATGATTTGGCGTTTTTTGTTTGTCTATGCATGAAGTTATATTGTAAAAAATGGATATATAACCTATATTAAGAGTTAAAATGACGGAAAATTCAAATTGATCAAGAGGGGTGAAAAAGTGTTTTTTTCTAAAAAGAAAGCTTCTGCAACAAAGGGTGAAGAAGTAGATTTGCAGCATGTTGGGATTTTTATTAAAGATCCAGGTCGTTTAGTACAGATGCAAATTATTGGTTTAAACCTGGAAGACCTACAATTAATACGTACATTAAAGCCACATGTAGAAGTACGTATTTTGGAGGTGGTCCAGGCTTTTTATTCAACCATCGAGACGGTTCCACAATTTCGTGACACAATCAGCAAGAACAGCTCGTCCGAACGTTTACGTCAAACATTGCGTCATCATATTATCGAGATGCTAGAAGGGCGGATCGACGAAAAATATTTAGAAAATAGACGGAAAGTATCGTTAATGCATGTGCGTATTGGACTTTCAACAAAGTGGTATTTAGCGGCCTTTCAAAAGCTAGAGGCGAGTTTGCGTAACGTTGTTTATTCTCTTAATTACCATTCTGAACAAAAGCAAAAAATGATTGATGCCATTGGACGCATCTGTAATTTTGAACAACAGCTCGTATTAGAGGAATATGAGCTTGTTTCAGCAGCCATTCAACAGCAGCAACAACAAGAAGTGAAGGAAGAAGTTAAGTCGATTGTTGGCGACATTTCACGTGATTTGGAGCATCAATCGCGCGAGACCAATAATACGGTTTTCACGATGATTGACCATACAAAAAAGGTGGATCATTATGTACATAATAGTATCGAGGCTGCGACAGGTACGAAACGGGCATCTCAAGAAGGTTATGAGCAAATGCTACACATTACGAAACAGTCGAATGAAATCAATGATAAAACGATAGAAATGTCCCATAAGGTAGAGGCATTAAATACGTCATCCAACGAAATTTATGCGGTCATCGAAATCGTAAAGGGCATTGCAGGGCAAACGAATCTGCTGGCATTAAACTCAGCGATTGAGGCAGCGCGCGCGGGTGAGCATGGTAAGGGCTTTGCGGTTGTTGCCGATGAGGTGCGGAAACTAGCAGATCAAACGAAAACATCGGTCGAACAAATTGCTGGTTTAATTTCGGATTCAGGCAATGTCACAAACGAAGTAATCGAAGCGATTCATCACATTCAGCTGCTTGTACAAAATGGAATTTCACAAAATGAACAATCGCTCGTAGCTTTTGAAAAAATTTCATCAGCCGTCGATTCAACGATTGAGGATTTTAGTCATGTGGGAAAACAGGTGCGAGAACTAAATGGTGTTGTAGAAACGATTGGCGAATCAACTAAATCACTAGAGCATGCCGCCACGAAATTAGAAGAAACCATTCAGACACTATAATAATAAAAAAAGCACAAAGCCCTTTTCAATACGAAAAGCTTTGTGCTTTTTTAGTTGCTAATTATTATTTATTAAACATATCAAACAGTCCGCCGATACCGCCTTCACCTGCGTTTTGACCGCCGCCACCTTTAGAAACCGGGGCAGCTGCGAAGACGCGGCTTGCTAAACGGCTAAATGGTAGTGATTGCACCCAAACCGTACCAGGACCTGAAAGCGTTGCGAAGAATAAGCCCTCACCGCCAAATAGGGCTGTTTTTACACCGCTTACCATTTCAATATCGTAGTTTACGTCTTGCGTCATCGCGACTAAGCAGCCTGTATCGATTCGTAAAGTTTCTCCAGGCTGTAGGTTCCTTTTATAAATCGTACCGCCCGCGTGAACGAAGGCCATGCCATCACCTTCAAGCTTTTGCATGATAAACCCTTCACCACCGAAGAAGCCAGCCCCTAATTTACGCTGGAATTCCACGCCTACAGACACACCCTTTGCCGCCGCTAAAAAGGCATCCTTTTGACAGATGATTTTGCCGTTAAATCGGCTTAAATCCAT
The sequence above is a segment of the Solibacillus sp. FSL H8-0523 genome. Coding sequences within it:
- a CDS encoding globin-coupled sensor protein — protein: MFFSKKKASATKGEEVDLQHVGIFIKDPGRLVQMQIIGLNLEDLQLIRTLKPHVEVRILEVVQAFYSTIETVPQFRDTISKNSSSERLRQTLRHHIIEMLEGRIDEKYLENRRKVSLMHVRIGLSTKWYLAAFQKLEASLRNVVYSLNYHSEQKQKMIDAIGRICNFEQQLVLEEYELVSAAIQQQQQQEVKEEVKSIVGDISRDLEHQSRETNNTVFTMIDHTKKVDHYVHNSIEAATGTKRASQEGYEQMLHITKQSNEINDKTIEMSHKVEALNTSSNEIYAVIEIVKGIAGQTNLLALNSAIEAARAGEHGKGFAVVADEVRKLADQTKTSVEQIAGLISDSGNVTNEVIEAIHHIQLLVQNGISQNEQSLVAFEKISSAVDSTIEDFSHVGKQVRELNGVVETIGESTKSLEHAATKLEETIQTL
- a CDS encoding TIGR00266 family protein, producing MKNHEIDYVLHGDDMQFVEIELDPQETVVAEAGSLMMMEDRIRMETIFGDGSKNQGSGLMGKLLGAGKRLVTGESLFMTTFTNEGTGKRRVYFAAPYPGKIIPMDLSRFNGKIICQKDAFLAAAKGVSVGVEFQRKLGAGFFGGEGFIMQKLEGDGMAFVHAGGTIYKRNLQPGETLRIDTGCLVAMTQDVNYDIEMVSGVKTALFGGEGLFFATLSGPGTVWVQSLPFSRLASRVFAAAPVSKGGGGQNAGEGGIGGLFDMFNK